The proteins below are encoded in one region of Methylobacillus flagellatus KT:
- a CDS encoding putative bifunctional diguanylate cyclase/phosphodiesterase, with product MKCPSIPPDETERLQALAAYGLDPTRPLPALEPVVKIAARMFDMPVAAINMIGSDHVFFAASIGAGDVDMRRDVSFCAHAINQTNVMVVPDSHLDERFHDNPLVMGPANLSFYAGIPLISPDGHALGALCVIDSQPREFSEEDCERLRELAKMAVDRLELRRLEISTEQSRRPFEEVARNSPTAMVWFDIHRRIVSWNQAAAALHGYAVEEGEGLLVDQLIPERERPTFHRLVEQAVEAGTFDGICMPEAAYGIRKDGSEFELGLSLFCWHEHGQLIFNAHLQDITAKKREEKELHRLATTDLLTGMANRGRFYREVERALVSAEPMAVLMLDLDGFKDVNDTLGHAVGDSILCEIGRRLEDGIGASGLAARIGGDEFAVVLHQIDQPEKAQSIAQSLVKGLAHAILIDHHEIRITASCGVAISPQHAQEALTLIGNADLALFHAKRLGGAQSHVFTPALRMEAVARHLYGLELHRAVHNGEFVLFYQPQIRLSDGALVGAEALIRWRHPERGLLSPAAFLPALENGPLAATIGNWVLDEACAQAAHWRRQGMTDFRMGVNLFGAQFRVDDLAATVISTLERHGLPPSALELEITENIVLEQDEIALESLRSLREAGVGVAFDDFGTGYASLSLLKHYPLSRIKIDRSFVQGILDSPQDRAVINAVIDMARAFSLDTIAEGIETAAQQTALFEMGCSEGQGYFFSKPLSAIQFTDAFGLGQPLSRRA from the coding sequence ATGAAATGCCCTTCGATTCCTCCAGACGAAACTGAACGCTTGCAGGCATTGGCCGCATATGGGCTAGATCCGACCCGGCCGCTTCCTGCCCTTGAGCCGGTCGTGAAGATCGCCGCCCGTATGTTTGACATGCCTGTGGCAGCCATCAATATGATCGGTAGTGATCACGTGTTTTTTGCCGCCAGCATAGGAGCCGGCGATGTGGATATGCGGCGGGACGTGTCTTTCTGCGCCCATGCCATCAACCAGACCAATGTCATGGTAGTCCCCGACTCCCATCTTGATGAGCGATTTCACGACAACCCATTGGTCATGGGGCCAGCCAATCTGAGTTTCTATGCAGGCATTCCATTGATATCACCTGATGGTCATGCCCTAGGGGCATTGTGTGTGATAGACAGTCAGCCCAGGGAGTTTTCCGAGGAAGATTGCGAACGCCTGCGGGAGCTTGCCAAGATGGCGGTCGACCGACTCGAGTTGCGCCGGCTGGAAATCTCAACTGAGCAGTCGCGTCGGCCGTTTGAAGAGGTTGCGCGCAACTCTCCTACCGCTATGGTCTGGTTTGACATCCATCGCAGGATTGTCTCCTGGAACCAGGCTGCAGCCGCATTGCATGGTTATGCAGTAGAGGAAGGCGAAGGCCTGCTGGTCGACCAATTGATCCCGGAGCGGGAACGACCGACATTTCACCGGTTGGTCGAACAGGCAGTGGAAGCCGGTACTTTCGACGGCATATGCATGCCGGAAGCTGCATACGGCATCCGCAAGGACGGGAGCGAGTTTGAGCTGGGACTTTCCCTGTTTTGCTGGCATGAGCATGGTCAGCTCATTTTCAATGCTCACCTGCAAGACATCACCGCAAAAAAACGTGAAGAAAAAGAGCTGCACCGCCTCGCCACCACCGACCTGCTGACCGGCATGGCCAATCGGGGCCGTTTTTATCGCGAGGTCGAACGCGCCTTGGTCTCAGCCGAGCCCATGGCCGTCTTGATGCTTGATCTCGACGGATTCAAGGATGTGAATGACACATTGGGACACGCAGTCGGGGACAGCATTCTCTGTGAAATAGGCCGCAGGCTCGAGGATGGAATCGGGGCTTCCGGGTTGGCAGCCCGGATTGGCGGCGATGAGTTCGCCGTCGTGCTACACCAGATCGATCAGCCCGAGAAAGCGCAGTCAATAGCGCAATCCTTGGTTAAAGGATTGGCCCACGCCATTTTGATCGACCATCACGAAATTCGCATCACGGCAAGCTGTGGCGTAGCAATTTCGCCCCAGCATGCCCAGGAAGCGCTGACATTGATCGGCAATGCAGATTTGGCGTTGTTTCATGCCAAGCGGCTGGGCGGCGCGCAATCCCACGTATTCACACCTGCGCTGAGAATGGAAGCAGTAGCGCGCCATCTTTACGGCCTGGAGCTGCACCGGGCAGTCCACAATGGCGAATTTGTCCTCTTCTATCAACCGCAAATCAGGCTATCCGACGGCGCACTGGTTGGCGCAGAAGCGCTGATCCGCTGGCGACATCCTGAACGCGGCCTGCTGTCGCCCGCGGCTTTCCTGCCTGCATTGGAAAATGGCCCCCTGGCTGCAACAATAGGAAACTGGGTACTGGATGAAGCTTGCGCCCAAGCCGCGCACTGGAGGCGACAAGGCATGACGGACTTCCGCATGGGAGTCAACCTGTTTGGGGCACAGTTCCGGGTTGATGACCTTGCCGCAACCGTCATCTCGACTCTTGAGCGCCATGGACTGCCACCCTCGGCGCTCGAGCTGGAAATCACGGAAAATATTGTCCTCGAACAGGATGAAATTGCCCTCGAATCACTACGAAGCTTGCGTGAAGCTGGCGTTGGTGTCGCCTTCGATGATTTTGGTACAGGCTACGCATCGCTAAGCTTGCTCAAACATTACCCCTTGAGCCGCATCAAGATAGACCGGTCGTTTGTGCAAGGCATACTCGATTCACCGCAGGACCGGGCCGTCATCAATGCCGTCATCGACATGGCCAGGGCGTTCTCCCTGGACACCATTGCAGAAGGGATTGAAACCGCAGCACAACAAACGGCCCTGTTCGAGATGGGCTGCTCGGAAGGGCAAGGATACTTTTTTTCCAAACCGTTATCTGCCATTCAATTTACGGATGCATTCGGTTTGGGACAACCGCTGTCAAGAAGAGCGTGA
- a CDS encoding hybrid sensor histidine kinase/response regulator, whose translation MKAPTMHDATPSSMGEDEYQFLLKLSSTIRPLVNTEEIKRCVCKMLCEAMSAERAIYSEISAVGDAMINVSYQTPGIAEIHGKFELDQFGKDLMGRLHMGETLIMQNIQQEASLNAEERQAYASVGVQSYIAVPLIKQSTLMAVLSVNATTPRRWSRRDALLLQKVAERTWETVERARAEHALCLTEMRSQQIFDSIDQGMCIIRMVYDRDGKPIDYIFLHANAAFASQTGLANVIGKGMRELAPHHEQFWFDTYARIDRTSIPERFEHKAEALKRFYEVYGFRIDDPEEHTVCVLFKDISSRIAAEQALLKANKAKDDFLAVVSHELRNPLNLILLNAELLARIPEAQTQPIIQRTAETLSRTVKNLAIVVDDLLDLSRINTGKLALQCHSLHFEPLVRRLITSFQDEAQHNGIALSHALQPNLLIHADAARIEQVIWNLLSNALKFTPSGGAIHVSLSSRDDWAILEVSDTGQGIAAEVLPHVFDMFVQEDSSSSRIKGGLGIGLALVKQIVELHQGKVEACSRGKGTGANFRVFLPLSRTVPAEASQDPSTLNHSVRLLLIEDNQDSADLLSHLLTLEGYQVDVALGGKSGLEMIDTAEYSYDLILSDIDMPDLDGFQLARRLRANEKTVTTPLIAVTGINLQGNCEKLYSAGFDDVVSKPVSVAAIHAALRKQLHRHSG comes from the coding sequence TTGAAAGCGCCGACCATGCATGACGCCACCCCCAGTTCCATGGGAGAGGATGAGTATCAGTTCTTGCTTAAGCTCAGCAGCACCATTCGCCCCCTCGTCAACACTGAAGAAATCAAGCGCTGCGTCTGCAAGATGCTTTGTGAGGCGATGTCGGCCGAGCGGGCCATTTACTCCGAAATCAGCGCCGTCGGCGACGCAATGATCAATGTGTCATACCAGACCCCCGGCATTGCGGAAATCCATGGCAAGTTCGAATTGGATCAATTTGGCAAAGATCTGATGGGCCGCCTGCACATGGGCGAAACACTCATCATGCAGAATATCCAGCAGGAAGCATCGCTCAACGCGGAAGAGCGGCAGGCTTATGCTTCGGTGGGTGTTCAGAGCTATATTGCCGTGCCATTGATCAAGCAGTCCACGCTCATGGCCGTGCTCTCGGTGAATGCCACCACGCCTCGGCGCTGGTCCCGACGGGATGCGCTTCTGCTGCAGAAGGTCGCTGAGCGCACCTGGGAAACAGTGGAGCGGGCACGTGCAGAACATGCGCTTTGCCTTACCGAGATGCGCTCGCAGCAAATTTTTGATTCCATAGACCAGGGCATGTGCATCATCCGGATGGTCTATGATCGCGACGGCAAGCCGATCGACTACATCTTCCTGCATGCCAACGCTGCCTTTGCCAGCCAGACCGGGCTCGCCAATGTCATTGGGAAAGGCATGCGCGAGCTGGCACCACATCATGAGCAATTCTGGTTTGATACCTATGCCCGCATCGACAGGACTAGTATACCTGAGCGTTTTGAGCACAAGGCGGAAGCATTGAAGCGCTTTTATGAAGTCTATGGATTTCGCATTGACGATCCAGAAGAACATACCGTCTGCGTATTATTCAAGGACATTTCCTCGCGCATCGCCGCTGAGCAGGCCCTGCTCAAGGCCAACAAGGCAAAAGATGATTTTCTCGCCGTGGTTTCGCACGAGCTGCGCAACCCGTTGAACCTGATTCTGCTCAACGCTGAATTGCTGGCACGTATCCCCGAGGCCCAAACCCAGCCCATCATCCAACGCACGGCGGAAACCTTGAGCCGGACAGTGAAAAATCTGGCAATCGTGGTTGATGACCTGCTGGATCTTTCCCGCATCAATACCGGCAAACTCGCGCTGCAATGTCATAGCCTGCACTTTGAACCCCTGGTCAGGAGATTGATCACCTCTTTCCAGGACGAAGCGCAGCACAATGGCATTGCGCTCAGCCATGCGTTGCAGCCCAACCTCCTCATCCACGCCGATGCGGCACGCATTGAACAGGTCATATGGAACCTGCTTTCCAATGCACTGAAATTCACTCCTTCAGGCGGCGCCATCCATGTTTCCCTATCATCGCGGGATGACTGGGCGATACTCGAAGTGTCGGATACTGGACAAGGCATTGCTGCCGAAGTCTTGCCACATGTATTCGACATGTTCGTGCAGGAAGACTCCTCCTCGTCGCGCATCAAGGGCGGCCTGGGCATCGGGTTGGCCCTGGTCAAGCAGATTGTGGAGTTGCATCAAGGCAAAGTGGAAGCCTGTTCCCGCGGCAAAGGCACAGGCGCAAATTTTCGCGTCTTTTTGCCGCTGAGCCGTACAGTCCCCGCAGAGGCCAGTCAAGATCCGTCTACACTGAATCACTCCGTTCGCTTGCTGCTGATTGAGGACAATCAGGACTCTGCCGACTTGCTATCGCATCTACTCACGTTGGAGGGTTATCAGGTAGACGTGGCACTAGGCGGGAAGAGCGGTCTAGAGATGATCGATACAGCCGAATATAGTTACGACCTTATCCTCTCGGATATCGACATGCCCGATCTGGATGGCTTCCAATTGGCAAGGAGGTTGCGAGCAAATGAAAAGACAGTGACAACGCCGCTCATTGCCGTGACTGGCATCAACCTCCAGGGAAACTGCGAGAAACTGTATTCTGCCGGCTTCGATGATGTCGTATCCAAGCCTGTCTCCGTGGCCGCCATCCATGCCGCACTGAGAAAGCAACTGCACCGGCACAGCGGCTGA